The sequence CCGGCACGGACGTCATGCCCGTGCTGCTGGGCGTGTTCGTGGTGGGCTTCTCCACCATCCTCACCGGGCTCAACTTCATCACCACCGTGCACACGATGCGGGCGCCCGGCGTGGGGTGGATGAAGCTGCCGCTCTTCGTGTGGGCCATCTACGGCACGTCCATCATCCAGGTGCTGGCCACGCCGGTGCTGGGCATGGTGCTGGTGCTGGTGGCGCTGGAGCGGGTGGCGGGCGTGGGGCTGTTCGACCCGGCGCGCGGCGGAGACCCGCTGCTGTACCAGCACCTCTTCTGGTTCTACAGCCACCCGGCCGTCTACATCATGATTCTCCCCGGCATGGGCGTCATCAGCGAGACGGTGAGCGTCTTCAGCCGGAAGAATCCCTTCAGCTACCGCGTGCTGGTGTGGAGCACCGCGGGCATCGCCTTCGTGGGCTTCCTCACGTGGGGGCACCACATGTTCGTGTCCGGCCAGTCCGCGCTGGGCGCGGGCACCTTCAGCATCCTGTCCATGCTGGTGGCCATCTTCACGGCGCTCAAAATCTTCACGTGGCTGAGCACCATGTACCGGGGCAGCATCTGGTTCAGCGCGCCCTTCACGTACGTGCTCGGCTTCATCTTCCTGCTCTTCTTCGGCGGCATGAGCGGGGTGGCGGTGGCCGTCACGTCCGCGGACATCCACTGGCACGACACGTACTTCGTGGTGGCGCACTTCCACTTCATCATGGTGGGCGCGTCGCTGATGGCGTTCCTCGGAGGGCTGCACTACTGGTTCCCGAAGATGTTCGGCCGGCGCTACCCGGAGGCGCTGGGCGTGGGCACGGCGGTGCTCATCATCTTCGGCTTCATCGCCACCTTCCTGCCGCAGTTCCTGCTGGGGAACATGGGCATGCCGCGCCGGTACGCGGACTACCCGGAGCGCTTCCAGTCGCTGCACGTGGCGTCCACCGCGGGCGCGTCGCTCTTGGGCTTCGGCTTCCTCATCGTCGCCATCTACCTGGGCTGGTCGCTGCGCCACGGGCGGGTGGCCGGGCGCAACCCCTGGGGGAGCCGCGGCTACGAGTGGCTCAGCGAGTCGCCGCCGCCGGAGTCCAACTTCCACGAGCCGCCGTCCTTCTCCCACCGGCCGCACGACTACGCGGAGCCGGAGAATCCGACGGAGGTGGGCCATGCGGCCTGAGGCCTCCGTGCGGCCCGTGGTGCCGCAAGCCGGGCACTTCGGTGACGAGGCCTCGCGCCAGGACGCCGCCCACATGGGCATGTGGGTCTTCCTCGCGTCGGAGGTGATGCTCTTCACCGCCCTCTTCACCGCCTACGCGCTCTACCGGCTCGAGTACCCGGAGGTGTTCCACCACGGACCCGAGCACATGGAGGTGGCGCTGGGCACCCTCAACACGTACGTGCTGGTGACGAGCAGCATCCTGGTGGCGCTCGCCACCACCGCGATTCGCGCCGGGAAGGAGCTGCGGGCGGGGGCGCTGCTCGTGGGGGCCGTGCTGCTGGGGGCGACGTTCCTCTGCATCAAGGGCGTGGAGTACGCGCACCACGTGCGCGAGGGGGCGCTGCCGGGCGCGTACTACACCCTCGAGAAGTTCGCCGTGCCCGGCGGCAACCTCTACCTCACGCTCTACTGGGTGATGACGGGCGTGCACGCGGTGCACGTGGCGGTGGGCATGGGCGTGCTGTCCGTTCTGGCCTTCCGCACGCTGGGGGGCGCCTTCAGCGCCAGCTACCACACGCCGCTGGAGCTGGGCGGCATGTACTGGCACCTCGTGGACGTCATCTGGCTGGTCCTCTGGCCGATTCTGTACCTGGCGTGACGGGAGGTGCGCGCGTGGCGAGCTCGATGAAGATGCTGGGCGTGGGCGTGGGGCTGCTCGTCCTCACCACGCTGTCGTTCCTCCTGTCGAAGCTGCACCTGCAGCACGGCGGGCTGGCGGTGGCGCTCGTCATCGCCGCGGTGAAGGTGGCGCTCATCGCCTTCTTCTACATGCACCTGTCGGAACGGCCCGGCGGGCCCCGGCTGGTGCTCGGCACGGCGCTCGCCTTCGTCCTCATCCTCGTGGGGCTGGTGCTGGTGGAAGCCGGAGACCGCGCGAAGCCGACCCTGCCGCCCGGGCCCTTCCAGCCGCTGCTCCTGCCGGGCCGGGACTCCGGGCCCAAGACGGCGTCGCCACGGGACTTTCCCGGCGACCACATCCCCTGAGCGCTTTACAGACATGCGTCTGACGCGGAGCGTGCTCGGGCTCGCCGCGCCGCGCGAAATGTATTGAAACAATGTGCATGACGCTGCGTGTCATTGATTTACTGCTTTACAAATAATTCGTGATTTCCAGTTATGATGCGGCCGGCCGTACTTCCCCCTTGCTGTGGAGGTGTGCATGTCCTGGCTGCGTGCAATCGCCGTATCCGCGGTGTTGTCGCTGTGCGTTGTCACCTCTCCTGCTGCTGCGTCCTCCTCCTTCCGGAACATCGACATCACCACGCGTGACGCGGTGGTCCTGAAGGGCAACGTCTTCACGCCCGATGCCTCGGGGAAACACCCCACCATCGTCTTCATCACCAGCTGGGCGCTGCCCAACCTGGAGTACCTCGCGCAGGCGGCGCAGCTCGCGGATGCCGGGTACGTGGTCGTCTCGTACACGCCGCGAGGCTTCTACACGTCGGGCGGCGGCATCGACACGGCGGGCCCGAAGGACATCGGCGACCTGACCGAGGTCATCAACTGGACGCTCGCGAATACGCCCGCGGAGCCGACGCGCCTGGGCGTGGCGGGTGTCTCCTATGGCGCGGGCATGGCGCTGATTGGCGCGGCCTTCGACTCGCGCATCCGCGCGGTGGCCGCGCTGAGCTGCTGGACGGACCTCACGTACTCGCTGTTCGCCAACAACACGCGCCACCTGCAGAGCGCCGGGCTGCTGTGGCTGTCGGCGGAGCTGACGGGGACGCCGTCGACGGAGCTGCGGCAGGCGCTCACGAACTTCTTCGCCAACCAGAACGTGCCGGACGTCATCACCTACTCGCAGGCGCGCGGCGCCGCGACGTACCTGGACCGCATCAACGCGAACCGTCCCGCCATCCTCATGGCCAACGCTTATGGCGACAGCTTCTTCGCGCCCAACCAGCTCTCGGACTTCTTCACGAAGCTGACGGGGCCGAAGCGGCTGGAGCTGCGCCCGGGGGACCACGCCATCCCCGAGCTGACCGGCATCCTCGGCCTGCCCAACGACGCCTGGACGAGCACCCGCCGCTGGTTCGACTACCACCTGCGCGGGGTGAGCAACGGCATCGGCTCGGAGAGCCCGGTGCAGCTCCAGATTCGGGGGCAGAGCACTTATGAGGGCTTCGCGTCGTGGAGCGCCATCTCGAAGAGCACTGCGCGCTACAACCTGAGCGAGGTGCACTGGTGGAGCAGCGAGGGTGATTTGACGACGGGCTCGCAGGCGGCCTGGAGCAAGACCATCATCGCCGGCGATGACACCGTGGCCAACGGCGGCATCGTGCTGCTGACGAACGGCGCGGAGGCCATCACCGGCGAGCCGCCCACGGCGTGGATTCCGGCGGTGGACCGCGACAACGCGGGCGTCTGGCAGTCGGACGGGTTCTCCAGCGCGCAGCGCGTGCGCGGGGCCGCGCACCTGCGCCTGACGCTCACTCCGAGCAACTCCGGGCAGACGACCATCGTCGCCTATCTCTACGACACGGACTGGAGCGGGACGGGCAGCCTCGTCACGCACATCCCCGTCACCCTGCGCGACGCCGTGGCCGGCCAGGCGCGGACGGTGGACGCGGACTTCCCGGCGACGGCGTATGACATCCCGAGCGGCCACCGCCTCTCGCTGGTCATCGACACCGTGGACCCGCTCTACGCGGACAAGGCGCCGGCCTTCTCGCTGGTGACGTTCTCCTCGCCGTCGAGCGCTCCGTCGTACGTGTCCCTGCCGCTGAAGTGAGGCAGGGCTCACGCCGGGAATGAGCACGCCACGCCGGGGAAGTGTTTCCTGGCGTGGCACCCGGCGGGCCGTGCGTCAGGGGCGGGCTTCGCGCACGCGGTGGACGTGCCTGACGTGGCACCCGGCGAGCCGTGCGTCAGGAGCGGTCCCCTTGGACGCTGGGCACTTCCTGGTCATGCACACGGCGTTACCACGGTGCGCGGGCGAGGCTGGGCAAGAAGATGTACTCGGTTTGCACGGCAAGCCCACGCCGTTGGGCCAGCCGCAGCAGCGCGAGTCCCTCCACGGACACATAGCGTTCCGTCAGCGAGCACTCGTCCTCCGCACTCATGATTCGCGCCATCGCGTCGTGACGGGACGCGTGCTCCGTCAGCAGGTCATCAAGCGCCGCGTCAAAGGCATCCTGCTTCCGCGCCACCAACGCCCGGCCCATGGCGAGCCGGGGCGCCTCCTGTCCTTCAAGTACGTGCTCCAGCGCATCCAGCAACGGCTCGGCTCTGCCGGGTGCCGCGTCCGCGTCCAGCGCCAGCAGCCCCAGCAGGCGCGCGTAGAGGAAGTCTTCCTCGTGCTCGTACGCTTTGACGGGCGTGTCGGAGGACAGGCGGACAATGTCCCGCGCCAGCTCATCCGCGCCTACCGCCAGCGCGTCGCAAAGAGGCCCATGGTGCCCGGTGGCGGTGAAGCGGTTGAAGGGCCGCCGTGCGCCAATGGCCCACTGGAGCAACTGACGCCGCGCCTCAGCGGAGTGCTGGAGACACAGGCGGAAGGCATCCCTGTCCACCTCCGTGAGCAGCCGGGCAATGCCCGCGGCGCGGAGGTAGCGCGAGAGGTGGAACAGGATGCGTTCCGTTTTTTCTGGAGGGTGCCCGCCCTGCTCGAGGGCATGTTCCAGCAGCGCGGCACTTGCGGTGGCGGACGCGGCTACGGCACGCATGTCGAGCTTGTTCATTCGCGGAGTGCGCCCCACTCCTCGCCGTAGGACTCCATGAGCTGGAAGAGCATTCCGTCGCATCCCGCGAGGAGGATGTCGTCGGCGAGGTCCTGCCTCACGATGACGAGATTGCTCTTCTCCTTTAGCCGGAAGAGCCTGGCATCCGGCGGAATCTTCGCGCGGTCCAGCGCCAGTCGGTAGAAGTGGAAGACCTGGTCTGGACGGATGGATGAAGCCGCGAACTTTGATTGTGCGTGATCCACGCACTCCACGGTGCCAAGAGGATTGGCGATGAAGTAGCGCTCCGGGATGAGGCGGCCCTTCTGGTTGCGCACGTGCACCGGGAGGAACTCGATTTCGGCGCCGGACTTCTCCTCCAGCACGCCCTTGAGCTTCTCGGAGACGATGAGCAGGTGCAGGGTGTTGGGAATGGAGTCCGTCAGCTTGACGCCGTAGTCGTCCGACAGTTGAAAGACACTGTCGGTGGGGAACCAGGACTTCACCGACTCGCCCTCATGCAGGAGGTACGAATCCATGCAGTGCATGAGGAAGTCCGAGTCCTGAGTTATCCACGCGAAGGCGTCATCCTCGTCGTCCTTCACCCACGGGAAGTACCGCATTGAGGATATCCCTTTCGATTCAGACATCTGCTCCTCCAGGATTCCAACGTGGCTTCACGGGTTTGAGCTTGATGAGTGCGTTGATGGTGGCACCCTGCCCGAGCGGACGGCTCTCTCCAAACCGCACGATGTATTCCCAGTAGCGGTCTTGCAGCCGGAACAACTCTTCCGGAATGGACTGAGGCGGCTTCCAGTCCGCGCAGACCTTCACCAACTGGCCGCGCAACAGGCGTTTCAGGTCTGCACAATCCGCTTTCACCAGGGCGGTATAGTCCTTGTGGCAGTCCAGATGAGCGGGCAGCCGGTGCACGTTGCAGTAGCGCAGCACCCGCTCCCTGCGCGCCTCAATCGTGAGTGCATACACCTCCACGGCGTTGGAGAAGCTCGGCAGGAAGATGATGTTCCCGCCGTTGTTCACGTCGTAGAGCACGCGCTTGAGGATTTCGAGCTCGTCCTCCGTGAACACCACGTCCGGGGTGAATGTCTCGCAGGGCACGAGGTGGTGGGCCGCGTTGGGGTAGGGCTTCTGGCCGCTGAGGAACTGCTCGAAGTGGTAGAGCGCCGCATGCGCCGCGCTGTGTTTGGGGATGGCCGCCGAGCTCGGCGACACGTTGTAGTGGCGCAGGTACCCCAGAATCTTCGCGTCGTTGTCATAGACAGGCACGCGTCGGCCCGGGTTGCCCGCCAGCGCGGCATGGCCCGCCTGACGATAATCGCTGCTACGCCCCAGGCGCGCCCGGATGGGCATGCTGCTCAGGATGTGGTCGTCCTCGGCCATCGCTTCCCCCCAGCCACCGAGCTTCCGGCAGGCCAAGGGTAGCCAGGGGATTCAGCCTGAAGAAAGACACCGGGCGCCGAGCCGCTGCCGCAGAGGGAGGACTCACCTACCCGCGTCCCATGGAAACATCACGTTGCCGACAATGACGGTGCGGCCGGTGTTCGCCTCCTTCGGCTCGAGCATGGAGGTCCCCTGGACTGTGAACGGGGACAGCTCAGCGGGCCTCGCGCACGCCGTGGATGGTGCGGCGCACCCGGTCCGCGGCTGCCAGCGTGCGGCGCATGGGGACGACGAGCGCGAGCGATGCGCCGAACGCCAGGTGCAGCAGGAGCATCGCCGCGTGCGGTGCCTCGCGCGTCAGCGGTGGCGAGGCGAAGGGCGCCACCATCGGCAGCATGACGGCCTGGAGCCCCAGGGCCATCAAAAAGCCCAGCGACAACGCCGCCACCGAGGTGCCTCCACGCGGCAGCAGCAGGGCGAAGAGGGTGGCGATTCCGCCCGCCGTGGCCACGTGCACGCCCAGGCCCAGCACCACGGGCCAGGCGCCCTCGGGTGACTCGCGGAAGAAGAGGCCTCCCGCGAGCCGGGGCGCCAACCAGACGTCCCCGTGGGTGAGCGCGCCCAGTGGCAGCGCCAACGCCACCATGACGAGCGCCCCCACCATGCCCGCCACGGCCCCGGGCAGCAGCACGTCGCGAAGGAGGTTCCACTCCGACGCCTCCTCTTGCGTCTCGTGGAGGCGCTGGCGGACCTCTCGGATGTGCGTCATGGCGACCTCCAGTCAGGAGACGACGGGCAGGGGAAACCGCAGCGGCTTGCCGTCCGAGGCCACCGTGTTCTTCGCCACCTCGGCTGCGCCCAGCCCCTGGCGCTGCGGCACGAAGGTGGCGTGCGGGTCCTTCGACG comes from Pyxidicoccus parkwaysis and encodes:
- a CDS encoding cytochrome C oxidase subunit IV family protein; the protein is MASSMKMLGVGVGLLVLTTLSFLLSKLHLQHGGLAVALVIAAVKVALIAFFYMHLSERPGGPRLVLGTALAFVLILVGLVLVEAGDRAKPTLPPGPFQPLLLPGRDSGPKTASPRDFPGDHIP
- a CDS encoding cytochrome c oxidase subunit 3 family protein; this encodes MRPEASVRPVVPQAGHFGDEASRQDAAHMGMWVFLASEVMLFTALFTAYALYRLEYPEVFHHGPEHMEVALGTLNTYVLVTSSILVALATTAIRAGKELRAGALLVGAVLLGATFLCIKGVEYAHHVREGALPGAYYTLEKFAVPGGNLYLTLYWVMTGVHAVHVAVGMGVLSVLAFRTLGGAFSASYHTPLELGGMYWHLVDVIWLVLWPILYLA
- a CDS encoding imm11 family protein — protein: MSESKGISSMRYFPWVKDDEDDAFAWITQDSDFLMHCMDSYLLHEGESVKSWFPTDSVFQLSDDYGVKLTDSIPNTLHLLIVSEKLKGVLEEKSGAEIEFLPVHVRNQKGRLIPERYFIANPLGTVECVDHAQSKFAASSIRPDQVFHFYRLALDRAKIPPDARLFRLKEKSNLVIVRQDLADDILLAGCDGMLFQLMESYGEEWGALRE
- a CDS encoding CocE/NonD family hydrolase, which encodes MSWLRAIAVSAVLSLCVVTSPAAASSSFRNIDITTRDAVVLKGNVFTPDASGKHPTIVFITSWALPNLEYLAQAAQLADAGYVVVSYTPRGFYTSGGGIDTAGPKDIGDLTEVINWTLANTPAEPTRLGVAGVSYGAGMALIGAAFDSRIRAVAALSCWTDLTYSLFANNTRHLQSAGLLWLSAELTGTPSTELRQALTNFFANQNVPDVITYSQARGAATYLDRINANRPAILMANAYGDSFFAPNQLSDFFTKLTGPKRLELRPGDHAIPELTGILGLPNDAWTSTRRWFDYHLRGVSNGIGSESPVQLQIRGQSTYEGFASWSAISKSTARYNLSEVHWWSSEGDLTTGSQAAWSKTIIAGDDTVANGGIVLLTNGAEAITGEPPTAWIPAVDRDNAGVWQSDGFSSAQRVRGAAHLRLTLTPSNSGQTTIVAYLYDTDWSGTGSLVTHIPVTLRDAVAGQARTVDADFPATAYDIPSGHRLSLVIDTVDPLYADKAPAFSLVTFSSPSSAPSYVSLPLK
- a CDS encoding AHH domain-containing protein encodes the protein MAEDDHILSSMPIRARLGRSSDYRQAGHAALAGNPGRRVPVYDNDAKILGYLRHYNVSPSSAAIPKHSAAHAALYHFEQFLSGQKPYPNAAHHLVPCETFTPDVVFTEDELEILKRVLYDVNNGGNIIFLPSFSNAVEVYALTIEARRERVLRYCNVHRLPAHLDCHKDYTALVKADCADLKRLLRGQLVKVCADWKPPQSIPEELFRLQDRYWEYIVRFGESRPLGQGATINALIKLKPVKPRWNPGGADV
- a CDS encoding Imm49 family immunity protein encodes the protein MNKLDMRAVAASATASAALLEHALEQGGHPPEKTERILFHLSRYLRAAGIARLLTEVDRDAFRLCLQHSAEARRQLLQWAIGARRPFNRFTATGHHGPLCDALAVGADELARDIVRLSSDTPVKAYEHEEDFLYARLLGLLALDADAAPGRAEPLLDALEHVLEGQEAPRLAMGRALVARKQDAFDAALDDLLTEHASRHDAMARIMSAEDECSLTERYVSVEGLALLRLAQRRGLAVQTEYIFLPSLARAPW
- a CDS encoding cytochrome c oxidase subunit I; the protein is MSLEGAEPAMPEEHYLNSERGLWSWLTTHDHKRIGVMFLATLLCTFLLGGVYALALRVELLTPGETVMGRLAYNRAFTLHGVIMVWLFLIPSIPTSFGNFLVPLMIGARDVAFPRLNLASFYIFILGAVMTVWAILQGGVDTGWTFYTPFSTATGTDVMPVLLGVFVVGFSTILTGLNFITTVHTMRAPGVGWMKLPLFVWAIYGTSIIQVLATPVLGMVLVLVALERVAGVGLFDPARGGDPLLYQHLFWFYSHPAVYIMILPGMGVISETVSVFSRKNPFSYRVLVWSTAGIAFVGFLTWGHHMFVSGQSALGAGTFSILSMLVAIFTALKIFTWLSTMYRGSIWFSAPFTYVLGFIFLLFFGGMSGVAVAVTSADIHWHDTYFVVAHFHFIMVGASLMAFLGGLHYWFPKMFGRRYPEALGVGTAVLIIFGFIATFLPQFLLGNMGMPRRYADYPERFQSLHVASTAGASLLGFGFLIVAIYLGWSLRHGRVAGRNPWGSRGYEWLSESPPPESNFHEPPSFSHRPHDYAEPENPTEVGHAA